A DNA window from Castanea sativa cultivar Marrone di Chiusa Pesio chromosome 7, ASM4071231v1 contains the following coding sequences:
- the LOC142644269 gene encoding uncharacterized protein LOC142644269: MNKALQQISQSPFLEEIEKTDLLHRFPRPTFTIYDGKIDLMEHVSHYNQNIASYSRNEALMCKIFPSSVGLTAMRWYDGLEKGSIRGYDELIRSFGARFVTCSRTSKPFDYLLTMSMKERKALKAYLDCYWELYNKIGGDNGEIAASTFKVGLPIDSDLRALLTLKPVINMNKLMEWVEEYKRLEDDQLQTRLKPKYLLRKRKRLK, from the coding sequence ATGAACAAAGCCTTGCAGCAGATATCTCAATCCCCATTTTTGGAAGAAATTGAAAAGACAGATTTACTACATAGATTCCCTAGGCCGACCTTCACAATATATGATGGTAAGATTGACCTCATGGAGCATGTCAGCCATTACAATCAAAACATAGCAAGCTATTCTAGAAATGAAGCTCTGATGTGTAAGATATTCCCCTCTAGCGTAGGTCTCACTGCAATGAGATGGTATGATGGATTGGAAAAAGGATCCATCAGAGGGTATGATGAGTTAATTAGATCATTCGGGGCACGATTTGTAACATGTAGTAGAACCTCAAAGCCATTTGATTATCTCCTTACCATGTCTATGAAGGAGAGAAAAGCTCTCAAGGCCTACTTAGATTGTTACTGGGAGTTGTATAATAAGATTGGAGGAGATAACGGGGAGATTGCGGCCAGTACGTTCAAAGTGGGGCTTCCCATTGATTCTGATCTAAGAGCTTTGTTAACTCTGAAACCTGTCATAAATATGAATAAGTTAATGGAATGGGTAGAGGAGTATAAGAGGTTAGAAGATGACCAATTACAGACAAGGCTAAAGCCAAAGTACCTActaaggaaaagaaagagattaaagTAG
- the LOC142642115 gene encoding putative polyamine transporter At3g13620: protein MQQTSSKSPNMPQELSITSTTTTTTTTTVTNTKKLTLIPLIFLIYFEVAGGPYGEEPAVQAAGPLLTIIGFLVFPFIWSVPEALVTAELSTAYPGNGGFVIWAERAFGPFWGSLMGTWKFLSSVINIAAFPVLCIDYMKQIIPAIESGLPRYLALLCSTLGLSFLNYTGLTIVGYTSVALAVVSLLPFIFMCLIALPKLKPHRWLSLEHKGVKKDWNLFFNTLFWNLNFWDNVSTFAGEVDKPQKSLPRALFITVIFTCLAYVFPLLAVIGALSVEPSEWGAGFMAQAAELIAGKWLKIFLEVGAMLAAIGPFEAQLSSCAFQLLGMADIGSLPQCFGQRSKWFNTPWVGILLSTSISLGVSYLNFTDIISSANFLYSLSMLLEFASFIWLRRKFPRLNRPYRVPMRLPLLVVMCLIPCGFLVVIMAIATKKVYLVSGIMTVAGIGWYYLMKLCKSRKWFQFNTGGEVVVEENDHERVAGHL, encoded by the coding sequence ATGCAACAAACATCCTCAAAATCACCAAACATGCCTCAAGAACTCTCGatcacctccaccaccaccaccaccacgacAACCACAGTTACAAACACAAAGAAGCTAACTTTGATACCTCTCATATTTCTTATCTACTTTGAAGTAGCAGGTGGGCCTTATGGAGAGGAGCCAGCAGTACAAGCAGCAGGACCCCTTTTAACTATCATCGGTTTCTTGGTGTTCCCTTTCATATGGAGTGTCCCAGAAGCTCTTGTCACAGCTGAGCTCTCCACTGCTTATCCTGGCAACGGTGGCTTTGTTATATGGGCAGAGCGTGCCTTCGGTCCTTTCTGGGGTTCACTAATGGGAACATGGAAATTCCTCAGTAGTGTTATCAATATTGCTGCTTTCCCAGTTCTTTGCATAGACTATATGAAGCAAATAATCCCTGCTATTGAGTCTGGCTTGCCAAGGTACCTCGCACTTTTGTGTTCAACTTTAggtctttcttttcttaattaCACTGGTTTGACAATTGTTGGTTATACTTCTGTGGCACTTGCTGTGGTTTCACTCTTGCCATTTATATTCATGTGCTTGATTGCACTCCCGAAGCTCAAACCTCATAGGTGGCTCAGTTTGGAACATAAAGGTGTTAAGAAAGATTGGAACTTGTTCTTTAACACCCTTTTTTGGAACTTAAATTTCTGGGACAATGTTAGTACTTTTGCGGGAGAAGTTGATAAGCCCCAGAAAAGTCTTCCAAGGGCTCTTTTTATTACTGTGATTTTCACTTGTTTGGCTTACGTGTTTCCACTTTTGGCTGTCATTGGAGCCCTTTCTGTGGAGCCAAGTGAATGGGGAGCTGGGTTTATGGCCCAAGCTGCAGAATTGATTGCTGGGAAATGGTTGAAAATCTTTCTTGAAGTTGGTGCTATGTTAGCAGCAATTGGGCCTTTTGAAGCCCAATTAAGCAGTTGTGCTTTCCAACTCTTGGGTATGGCTGATATTGGATCTTTGCCTCAGTGTTTTGGACAAAGGTCTAAATGGTTCAACACCCCTTGGGTTGGAATATTGTTATCAACTTCTATTTCACTAGGGGTTTCATACCTGAATTTCACTGACATTATATCCTCAGCCAATTTCTTGTATAGTTTGAGCATGTTGCTAGAGTTTGCTTCatttatttggttgagaagGAAGTTCCCAAGGTTGAACCGGCCATACCGGGTCCCAATGAGGCTGCCATTGCTGGTGGTTATGTGCTTGATACCATGTGGGTTTTTGGTGGTGATAATGGCTATTGCTACTAAAAAAGTTTATTTAGTGAGTGGTATAATGACAGTTGCTGGGATTGGATGGTACTACTTGATGAAACTTTGCAAGTCCAGGAAGTGGTTTCAATTCAACACTGGTGGTGAAGTTGTAGTAGAAGAAAATGACCACGAGAGGGTGGCAGGTCATTTATGA